The following proteins come from a genomic window of Bactrocera tryoni isolate S06 chromosome 1, CSIRO_BtryS06_freeze2, whole genome shotgun sequence:
- the LOC120768644 gene encoding nucleoside diphosphate kinase 7, whose amino-acid sequence MAFNRRLSFIAEWYQEEAAIIRTFTICFFPTGNAIEVYDQQHKRTFLRRTKMPELSERDFFIGSKINIFGRQFDIVDYADDITKNTLDKYRKKTFLLLKNICIQQLGPLLCALIDSNFSINRALMVQFTPEQVKQFLSNKRNVEASSMLMNQLIGGPSMGFEVIADNAVQKMKLCKEQSKECSNDNTVAALVTLFEREETRIGIYCPQDEEEAEQDLNFFFNPKNGLQATLRLKNSTLGIIKPHCIKDGNLGRIISEITSNGFKITGLRMNLMERVNCEEFFEVYRGILPEYIPMVAQLASGVSLALEIVAADENKNSYEEFRQFCGPMDPEIAKMLRPHTLRAKFGVSKTLNAVHCTDLPDDTILELQYIFKILD is encoded by the exons ATG GCTTTCAATCGTCGTCTGTCTTTTATAGCAGAATGGTATCAAGAGGAGGCAGCAATTATACGTACTTTCACTATATGTTTTTTTCCAACGGGTAATGCTATAGAAGTG tatgACCAGCAACACAAACGCACCTTTCTCCGACGTACTAAAATGCCTGAACTCTCTGAACGCGATTTTTTCATAGGATCAAAAATCAACATATTTGGAAGACAATTTGATATCGTTGACTATGCCGATGACATAACAAAGAACACACTCGACAAATATCGCAAAAA AACTTTTctgcttttaaaaaatatctgcaTTCAACAATTGGGTCCTCTGCTCTGCGCTCTCATAGATTCTAATTTTAGCATAAACAGGGCTCTAATGGTACAATTCACACCTGAACAAGTGAAGCAATTCTTGAGCAATAAACGTAATGTCGAAGCATC GAGCATGCTGATGAATCAGTTAATCGGCGGCCCTTCAATGGGTTTCGAAGTGATCGCTGATAATGCagtacaaaaaatgaaattatgcaAAGAACAAAGTAAAGAATGTTCCAATGATAACACGGTTGCTGCGCTTGTTACCTTATTCGAACGGGAAGAAACTCGCATAGGTATATACTGTCCCCAAGATGAGGAAGAGGCCGAACAG GaccttaatttcttttttaatccTAAAAATGGTTTGCAAGCAACActgcgtttaaaaaattcgacaTTAGGCATCATTAAACCGCATTGTATCAAAGATG GTAATTTAGGGCGAATCATATCGGAAATTACCAGTAATGGATTCAAAATCACTGGACTGCGTATGAATTTAATGGAGCGAGTGAATTGTGAAGAATTTTTCGAAGTATATCGTGGAATATTGCCGGAATATATT CCTATGGTGGCACAGCTCGCGAGCGGCGTGAGTTTGGCATTGGAAATTGTTGCGgcagatgaaaataaaaacagttatGAGGAGTTCAGACAGTTTTGTGGTCCAATGGATCCC GAAATTGCTAAAATGTTACGTCCGCATACCTTACGTGCCAAGTTTGGCGTCAGTAAAACTTTAAATGCCGTTCATTGTACTGATTTGCCGGATGATACAATTTTGGAAttgcaatatattttcaaaattttagattag
- the LOC120768635 gene encoding SET and MYND domain-containing protein 5 codes for MYTFEIKEIPGKGRSMISTKTFAIGETIFEEEPFVSRQFSWNAAYGYKACDHCMRPLETVLENVRRLANNNALVVPLPEYDPTTPWLQQFTQCPNCKVRYCSEDCRMEALNKYHRIACMGAFHTDDTHPINALNEIWKKMHYPPETGTIMLIVRLMAMYKQSNNKEQFLQSLQSFQSLIVNTEQKIYHKMLGEHFEQQMEQLFVAFCRAFADEELAAFTNAEAFKALMGMIGTNSQGIATSPLAEWVKKVSDLPMPEGDKTKLDEYIDDIYNKVGEFAGEFLNTEGAGLYLLQSKINHSCVPNAHSTFPYSNDIVVLKAVAPIQVGEEICISYLDECQLERSRHSRQKILKENYIFVCQCPKCQSQSTDPDETSEDEDDDMDMDDDDADMSD; via the exons ATGTATACATtcgaaattaaagaaattcCCGGCAAG GGACGGTCTATGATCTCGACAAAAACGTTTGCTATTGGTGAAACTATTTTCGAGGAGGAGCCCTTTGTGTCACGACAGTTCTCTTGGAATGCTGCTTATGGGTATAAAGCTTGTGATCATTGTATGCGACCTTTAGAAACAGTTTTAGAAAATGTGCGTCGATTGGCTAATAACAATGCATTGGTAGTGCCTTTGCCAGAATACGATCCAACAACACCATGGCTGCAACAATTTACACAATGTCCCAATTGTAAAGTTCGGTACTGTTCCGAGGATTGTCGTATGGAggctttaaataaatatcatcGTATAGCTTGTATGGGTGCTTTCCATACAGATGACACGCACCCAATAAACGCATTGAATGAAATATGGAA aaaaatgcattatCCGCCGGAAACTGGTACAATTATGTTAATTGTTCGTTTAATGGCCATGTATAAGCAAAGTAACAACAAAGAGCAGTTTCTCCAGTCGCTTCAATCCTTCCAATCGCTAATAGTTAATacagaacaaaaaatatatcacaAAATGTTGGGGGAACACTTTGAACAACAAATGGAACAACTTTTTGTAGCATTTTGTAGAGCATTTGCGGACGAGGAATTAGCTGCT TTCACCAACGCGGAGGCTTTTAAGGCATTAATGGGCATGATTGGCACAAACAGTCAGGGCATTGCGACGAGTCCGTTGGCGGAATGGGTGAAAAAAGTGAGCGATTTACCAATGCCTGAAGGTGATAAGACAAAACTTGACGAATATATTGATGATATTTACAATAAAGTGGGAGAAT TCGCGGGCGAATTTCTCAACACTGAGGGTGCTGGACTTTATCTACTTCAAAGCAAGATTAACCACAGTTGTGTACCAAACGCTCATTCGACATTTCCTTATTCAAACGACATAGTTGTGTTGAAAGCGGTAGCACCTATACAAGTTGGTGAAGAAATTTGCATATCTTACTTGGATGAGTGCCAGCTGGAGCGCAGCAGACATTCGagacaaaaa ATTCTTAaagaaaactatatttttgtatgcCAATGTCCTAAATGTCAATCGCAAAGTACCGACCCCGATGAAACAAGCGAAGATGAGGATGACGATATGGATATGGACGATGACGATGCGGATATGTCGGATTAA
- the LOC120768653 gene encoding DDRGK domain-containing protein 1 yields the protein MDLTLLIGIATALLVILIGLLLFQKKSTGDKADKPAQRGVPVRAQEGIPRRAQIARNQRNRLRQNAAAAAAADQAAALDNALEANDNDEDWDDDETPSGPVLDEKMGAKKRAKMEAKEQKRIMREQELKQREERKVKEAKLEAERKQQEEREEEVERKAAEAERLAREERERKEHEEYLKMKEAFKIEEEGYEEAEDAEKEQLLQDFIQYIKDNKVIVLEDLAMEFKLKTQQVIDRIQDLQANGTLTGVIDDRGKFIYVSQEELLEVAKFIRQRGRVSIAELAESSNNLINLTPVSSA from the exons atggatttGACCTTGTTAATAGGTATAGCAACGGCGTTGCTAGTAATACTAATTGGATTGttgcttttccaaaaaaaatcaacagGAG ACAAAGCAGATAAGCCAGCACAGCGAGGAGTTCCGGTTAGGGCACAAGAGGGTATTCCACGACGTGCCCAGATAGCTCGAAACCAGCGTAACCGCTTGCGTCAGAACGCTGCAGCAGCTGCAGCCGCAGATCAGGCCGCTGCTTTAGATAATGCCTTAGAAGCGAATGACAACGACGAAGATTGGGATGATGATGAAACTCCGTCTGGTCCGGTCTTGGATGAGAAAATGGGCGCCAAGAAACGTGCCAAAATGGAAGCAAAAGAACAAAAACGAATAATGCGAGAGCAAGAGCTAAAACAGCGTGAGGAGCGTAAAGTCAAGGAAGCTAAACTCGAAGCAGAACGAAAACAACAGGAAGAACGTGAGGAGGAAGTGGAACGTAAAGCAGCAGAAGCAGAGCGTTTGGCACGCGAAGAACGTGAACGTAAGGAGCATGAGGAGTACTTAAAAATGAAGGAAGCATTCAAAATTGAAGAGGAAGGTTATGAGGAAGCCGAGGATGCAGAAAAAGAGCAACTTTTACAAGattttatacaatatatcaAAGATAACAAAGTAATTGTTTTGGAGGATTTGGCAATGGAATTTAAACTGAAAACTCAACAAGTGATCGATCGTATACAGGACTTACAAGCGAATGGTACATTAACGGGTGTGATCGATGATCGTGGAAAGTTCATCTACGTATCACAAGAAGAATTACTTGAAGTAGCAAAATTCATAAGACAGCGAGGGCGAGTGTCTATAGCAGAGCTGGCTGAAAGTAGCAACAATCTAATTAATTTGACACCTGTTTCGAGTGCTTAA
- the LOC120768625 gene encoding solute carrier family 15 member 2, giving the protein MFRASQIVSEETLPALFESTTSLSEDDIQPDPSTYLRKYDRRLSLKYGLTTTLPPIKYKYPLAVIFLLMTKFFEAFAANGIRTVLVLYIRDDLYFSEGFATIMLHIFNFFGQFCPIFGAILADSYFGNVRTISYFCILYATGWILLILTVMPAVGISLIFLVSVSLLFIAIGNGSIRACITSLGAQQFKLPEQATRLAEYFSLYYFVYYFGILLSKIVPPLVRAKSQCFGKTDCYPAVFGMLGLSFVISWSIFNLGKFYYKAEKLAEENILIKLCGCIKHALVVKWRNEHQIEQPRTYWLQYAVGKYDEDFIKDVGRVLKICKLFMPLPVYFALLAQQDSSWTFQASMMNMTVADMITIQPDQAKAMGPILLFILIPLWQYMCTPCIRRLFGEEVKPLHSVTAGGVCSALSFICAGVLQEYINSHPYRSVNIAWQIPQFLLLMLGELLLSIPGLKFAFTQAPASMKSVVTAAWFINNAFGNLIVVILTQLNMFVSQSNEYFFYAVIMFISIIVFAMLAYDYVLQETGYLFTNNTNDTMLIRTQHLAQKYEEPNTSAASTSSRRTSV; this is encoded by the exons ATGTTTCGCGCTTCACAGATCGTCAGTGAAGAGA CACTCCCTGCACTCTTTGAGTCAACTACATCGTTATCAGAGGATGATATACAGCCCGATCCAAGTACATATCTGCGAAAATATGATAGGAGGCTCTCATTAAAATATGGACTTACAACAACTTTACCGCCGATTAAATATAAGTATCCATTGGCcgttatttttttgcttatgacaaaattttttgaagcgtTTGCCGCAAATGGTATTAgaa ctgtcttagttttatatatacgtGATGACCTCTACTTTAGCGAAGGCTTTGCAACGATTATGttgcatattttcaatttctttggtCAATTTTGTCCGATATTCGGTGCCATATTAGCTGACAGTTATTTTGGAAATGTGCGCACAATTTCATACTTTTGCATACTCTACGCTACCGGTTggattttgctaattttgacGGTTATGCCCGCAGTTGGAATATCTTTGAT TTTCCTAGTATCGGTATCCTTGTTATTTATAGCCATAGGCAATGGTTCAATACGCGCTTGCATAACCTCTTTGGGTGCACAGCAATTCAAGCTGCCCGAGCAGGCCACTCGTTTGGCTGAATACTTTTCATTGTATTACTTTGTTTACTATTTTGGTATACTGCTGAGTAAAATTGTACCACCATTAGTGCGCGCCAAATCACAATGCTTCGGGAAGACCGACTGTTACCCGGCGGTTTTTGGAATGCTGGGCTTGTCCTTTGTGATTTCCTGGT CAATCTTCAATCTCggtaaattttattacaaagctGAGAAACTTGCTGAggaaaatatacttataaaatTGTGTGGTTGTATTAAACACGCTTTGGTTGTAAAGTGGCGTAATGAGCATCAAATTGAACAACCACGCACCTATTGGCTACAATATGCAGTGGGCAAATATGATGAGGATTTTATAAAAGACGTGGGCAGAGTTTTAAAG aTCTGTAAACTTTTCATGCCATTACCGGTATATTTTGCGCTATTGGCCCAACAAGATTCCAGTTGGACATTTCAGGCTTCAATGATGAATATGACGGTAGCCGATATGATAACAATACAACCGGATCAG GCTAAAGCCATGGGAcctattttgctttttatactAATACCTTTGTGGCAATATATGTGCACACCATGCATTCGTCGTTTATTTGGTGAAGAGGTTAAGCCTTTGCATAGCGTTACTGCTGGTGGCGTGTGCTCAGcgctttcttttatttgtgcCGGCGTCTTGCAAGAATATATTAAT AGTCATCCTTATCGTTCTGTAAATATTGCTTGGCAAATTCCACAGTTTTTGTTACTGATGCTAGGCGAATTACTGTTATCTATACCCGGTTTGAAGTTTGCATTTACACAG gcgCCTGCTTCAATGAAATCAGTGGTCACTGCAGCATGGTTCATTAACAATGCCTTTGGTAATCTCATTGTGGTGATTTTAACCcagttaaatatgtttgtttcaCAG AGTAACGAGTACTTTTTCTATGCTGTCATAATGTTTATTTCCATAATAGTATTTGCCATGTTGGCTTATGATTATGTCCTACAAGAGACTGGATATTTGTTTACGAACAATACGAACGATACTATGCTGATTCGTACGCAACATTTGGCACAGAAATATGAGGAACCCAATACAAGCGCTGCAAGCACAAGTAGTCGCAGAACTAGTGTTTAA
- the LOC120776378 gene encoding cytochrome c oxidase subunit 5A, mitochondrial-like has translation MLRSMYFGFAKTLRSSQRLPTLVISRNCMHMHEEEPEHIFTKRFEDFFNRCEIDGWDLRQGMNDILGSDVIPDPRVIEAALRACRRVNDIALAIRWLEACKDRCGDKVDQIYPYLLGHIRPTLYELGIPTPEELNYDKPELAVKSVFDM, from the coding sequence ATGTTGCGTTCCATGTACTTTGGTTTTGCTAAAACTTTGCGTTCTTCACAACGGCTACCTACTTTGGTAATATCCCGTAATTGTATGCATATGCACGAAGAAGAGCCAGAACACATTTTTACAAAacgttttgaagatttttttaacCGTTGCGAAATTGATGGTTGGGATTTACGCCAAGGCATGAATGACATTTTGGGAAGTGATGTGATTCCCGACCCAAGAGTAATTGAAGCTGCATTACGTGCTTGTCGCCGTGTCAACGACATAGCTCTAGCTATCAGGTGGTTGGAAGCATGCAAGGATAGATGTGGCGATAAGGTAGACCAAATATATCCATACTTATTAGGTCACATACGTCCAACATTGTACGAACTTGGCATTCCAACGCCAGAGGAATTGAATTACGATAAGCCAGAGTTGGCTGTAAAATCAGTATTTGATATGTAA
- the LOC120782871 gene encoding uncharacterized protein CG16817, whose product MSETTGTVYPPVSWAQRNDLLYVIIDVECINIEHKVTENSFTFKGVNALDATKKYEVTLNFLHPVDPERVTSKNIGRCLEFTIYKKEAGPYWPSLTNDKIKLHFLKANFTKWKNESDEEDEGEPEPPFNNLFNSSWNKKFDDLGLEEDDSDDDIPSLTKNDEDSSDEDKEKGEEEKSAPEAENK is encoded by the exons ATGTCGGAAACAACGGG AACAGTATATCCTCCAGTCTCTTGGGCCCAGCGTAACGATCTGCTTTATGTCATAATTGATGTGGAATGCATCAATATTGAACATAA AGTGACAGAGAATAGCTTCACTTTCAAGGGCGTTAACGCTCTAGACGCAACCAAAAAATACGAAGTTACACTCAATTTCCTACATCCTGTGGATCCCGAAAGAGTGACGAGTAAGAACATTGGCAGATGTTTGGAGTTCACTATTTATAAG AAAGAAGCAGGTCCCTACTGGCCCTCTCTTACCAACGATAAAATCAAATTGCActttttgaaagcaaattttactaaatggAAAAATGAGTCGGATGAAGAGGATG aggGCGAGCCAGAACCTCCGTTCAATAATCTCTTCAATTCATCTTGGAATAAGAAATTCGACGATTTAGGTCTAGAAGAAGACGACTCAGACGACGATATTCCCAGCTTAACTAAAAACGACGAGGATTCTTCAGATGAAGATAAGGAGAAGGGAGAAGAAGAGAAATCAGCACCCGAGGCTGAGAATAAATAg
- the LOC120776372 gene encoding cytochrome c oxidase subunit 5A, mitochondrial-like, translating into MLRVASGQVANVLRGAMGLSGRVATVGSVRASHGEENEEVFNKRFQDFFNRKDIDGWEIRKGMNDLLGMDLVPEPAIIDAGLRACRRVNDIALAIRWLEGCKDKCGDQKSTIYPYLIQNIRPTLDELGIPTPEELNYDKPELALKSVYDM; encoded by the coding sequence ATGTTGCGTGTCGCTTCTGGACAAGTTGCTAACGTGCTGCGTGGAGCAATGGGCCTATCTGGTCGCGTTGCCACAGTCGGCTCAGTACGTGCCTCTCACGGCGAAGAAAATGAAGAAGTCTTCAACAAACGTTTCCAAGATTTCTTCAATCGCAAGGATATTGACGGTTGGGAAATTCGTAAAGGCATGAATGATTTGTTGGGCATGGATTTAGTACCAGAACCCGCAATAATTGATGCTGGTCTGCGTGCCTGCCGTCGTGTTAACGACATTGCTCTGGCTATTAGGTGGTTGGAAGGCTGCAAAGACAAGTGCGGTGACCAGAAGAGCACCATCTACCCATACCTCATCCAAAACATTCGCCCCACCTTAGATGAATTGGGCATTCCAACCCCAGAAGAATTAAATTATGATAAACCTGAGTTGGCATTGAAATCAGTTTACGATATGTAA
- the LOC120768659 gene encoding transmembrane emp24 domain-containing protein eca has translation MSKCLVTSIVLLCVLQTTFGLYFHIAETERKCFIEEVPDETTVIVNYKVELYDPRSNGFMPSSPGIGMHVEVRDSDDKVILSRVYSSEGRISFTSHIPGEHVICMYSNSTAWFSGAQLRVHLDIQVGEHAIDYANVAQKEKLTELQLRIRQLLDQVDQITKEQNYQRYREERFRHTSESTNSRVLWWSLAQTFVLVCMGFWQMRHLKSFFEAKKLV, from the exons ATGAGTAAATGTTTAGTTACCTCAATTGTGCTGCTTTGTGTTCTACAAACAACATTTGGCCTTTACTTCCACATAGCAGAAACAGAGCGAAAATGTTTTATAGAAGAAGTTCCTGATGAGACCACCGTCATCG tgaactACAAAGTGGAACTATACGACCCGCGGTCTAATGGTTTTATGCCCTCCTCTCCCGGTATTGGCATGCATGTGGAAGTACGTGATAGCGACGATAAAGTTATACTCTCACGCGTTTATAGTTCTGAAGGTCGCATCTCCTTTACTTCACATATACCCGGTGAACATGTAATTTGCATGTATTCGAATAGCACAGCTTGGTTTAGTGGTGCACAATTGCGTGTCCATTTGGATATACAGGTGGGCGAGCACGCCATCGATTACGCGAATGTTGCACAAAAAGAGAAATTGACTGAATTACAATTGCGCATACGTCAATTACTTGATCAAGTGGATCAAATCACCAAAGAACAGAACTATCAACGTTATAGGGAGGAGCGTTTCCGTCATACAAGTGAAAGCACCAACTCGCGCGTTTTATGGTGGTCATTGGCACAAACTTTTGTTTTGGTCTGTATGGGATTCTGGCAGATGCGACACTTAAAGAGCTTCTTCGAGGCGAAGAAACTAGTGTAA